In Escherichia ruysiae, a genomic segment contains:
- the ampH gene encoding D-alanyl-D-alanine-carboxypeptidase/endopeptidase AmpH, with protein sequence MKRSLLFSAVLCAASLTSVHAAQPITEPEFASDIVDRYADHIFYGSGATGMALVVIDGNQRVFRSYGETRPGNNVRPQLDSVVRIASLTKLMTSEMLVKLLDQGTVKLNDPLSKYALPGTRVPTYNGKPITLVNLATHTSALPREQPGGAANRPVFVWPTREQRWKYLSTAKLKAAPGSQAAYSNLAFDLLADALANASGKPYTQLFEEQITRPLGMKDTTYTPSPDQCRRLMVAERGASPCNNTLAAIGSGGVYSTPGDMMRWMQQYLSSDFYQRSNQADRMQTLIYQRAQFTKVIGMDVPGRADALGLGWVYMAPKDGRPGIIQKTGGGGGFITYMAMIPQKNIGAFVVVTRSPLTRFKNMSDGINDLVTELSGNKPLVIPAS encoded by the coding sequence TTGAAACGTAGTCTGCTTTTTTCTGCCGTGCTGTGTGCGGCGTCATTGACCTCCGTCCATGCGGCACAGCCGATCACCGAACCGGAGTTCGCCTCTGATATTGTCGATCGCTATGCCGATCATATTTTTTACGGCAGCGGTGCCACGGGGATGGCACTGGTCGTTATTGACGGTAATCAGCGCGTCTTTCGCAGTTATGGGGAAACGCGTCCCGGTAATAACGTTCGCCCACAATTAGACTCTGTAGTCCGAATTGCGTCCCTCACTAAACTGATGACCAGTGAAATGCTGGTTAAGCTGCTCGATCAAGGCACGGTGAAGTTAAACGACCCGTTAAGTAAATATGCTCTACCAGGCACACGCGTGCCGACCTACAATGGAAAGCCCATTACGCTGGTGAATCTGGCAACCCATACCAGCGCCCTGCCGCGTGAACAGCCTGGCGGTGCAGCAAATCGTCCGGTGTTTGTCTGGCCGACACGCGAACAACGCTGGAAATACCTTTCTACGGCGAAGCTGAAAGCCGCGCCCGGCAGTCAGGCTGCATACTCTAACCTTGCGTTTGATCTGCTGGCGGATGCGCTGGCGAATGCGTCCGGAAAGCCTTATACACAGTTGTTTGAAGAGCAGATCACTCGTCCGTTGGGGATGAAAGACACCACCTACACGCCATCGCCAGATCAGTGCCGACGTTTAATGGTTGCCGAGCGCGGTGCCAGTCCGTGCAATAACACGCTGGCGGCAATCGGTAGCGGCGGCGTCTATTCCACGCCTGGCGATATGATGCGCTGGATGCAGCAGTATTTGTCGTCTGATTTTTATCAGCGCAGTAACCAGGCGGATCGTATGCAGACGCTGATTTATCAACGCGCGCAGTTTACGAAAGTGATCGGCATGGATGTACCTGGCAGAGCGGATGCGCTCGGTTTAGGCTGGGTATATATGGCGCCGAAAGATGGGCGTCCGGGAATTATTCAGAAAACTGGTGGCGGCGGCGGATTCATTACCTATATGGCGATGATCCCGCAAAAAAATATTGGTGCTTTTGTGGTCGTCACTCGCTCGCCGTTGACTCGCTTTAAAAACATGAGCGATGGTATCAATGATCTGGTAACCGAACTGAGCGGGAATAAACCGCTGGTCATCCCCGCGTCCTGA
- the sbmA gene encoding peptide antibiotic transporter SbmA, producing MFKSFFPKPGAFFLSAFIWALIAVIFWQAGGGDWVARITGATGQIPISAARFWSLDFLVFYAYYIVCVGLFALFWFIYSPHRWQYWSILGTALIIFVTWFLVEVGVAVNAWYAPFYDLIQTALSSPHKVTIEQFYREVGVFLGIALIAVVISVLNNFFVSHYVFRWRTAMNEYYMANWQQLRHIEGAAQRVQEDTMRFASTLENMGVSFINAIMTLIAFLPVLVTLSAHVPELPIIGHIPYGLVIAAIVWSLMGTGLLAVVGIKLPGLEFKNQRVEAAYRKELVYGEDDASRATPPTVRELFSAVRKNYFRLYFHYMYFNIARILYLQVDNVFGLFLLFPSIVAGTITLGLMTQITNVFGQVRGAFQYLINSWTTLVELMSIYKRLRSFEHELDSDKIQEVTHTLS from the coding sequence ATGTTTAAGTCTTTTTTCCCAAAGCCGGGAGCCTTTTTTCTCTCGGCCTTTATTTGGGCACTGATTGCCGTGATCTTCTGGCAAGCCGGTGGTGGTGATTGGGTGGCGCGTATCACCGGAGCTACTGGGCAGATCCCGATTAGCGCCGCACGTTTCTGGTCGTTAGACTTCTTGGTTTTTTACGCTTACTACATTGTTTGTGTAGGGCTTTTTGCGCTGTTCTGGTTTATCTACAGTCCGCATCGTTGGCAATACTGGTCAATACTCGGCACTGCGCTGATTATCTTCGTTACCTGGTTTCTGGTGGAAGTTGGGGTTGCCGTCAACGCCTGGTATGCACCGTTCTATGATCTGATTCAAACCGCGCTAAGTTCGCCGCATAAAGTCACCATCGAACAATTTTATCGCGAAGTGGGCGTCTTTCTGGGAATCGCGCTGATTGCTGTGGTGATCAGTGTGCTGAACAACTTCTTTGTCAGCCATTACGTGTTTCGTTGGCGTACGGCGATGAACGAATATTACATGGCGAACTGGCAACAACTGCGTCATATCGAAGGTGCCGCTCAGCGTGTGCAGGAAGATACTATGCGTTTTGCCTCAACGCTGGAGAATATGGGGGTCAGTTTTATCAACGCTATCATGACGTTAATCGCTTTTTTACCGGTACTGGTGACGCTCTCCGCACATGTACCGGAATTGCCGATTATCGGGCATATACCATATGGACTGGTGATTGCAGCCATCGTATGGTCGTTGATGGGAACCGGATTGCTGGCGGTTGTGGGTATCAAACTGCCGGGGCTGGAATTTAAAAACCAACGCGTAGAAGCGGCTTATCGTAAAGAGTTGGTCTACGGTGAAGATGATGCATCGCGCGCGACGCCGCCAACGGTACGTGAGTTGTTCAGCGCCGTGCGGAAAAACTATTTCCGCCTCTATTTTCACTATATGTATTTCAACATCGCCCGTATCCTCTATTTGCAAGTCGATAACGTTTTCGGTTTGTTCCTGCTGTTTCCGTCGATTGTTGCCGGTACGATTACGCTCGGACTGATGACGCAAATTACCAACGTTTTCGGTCAGGTTCGTGGTGCTTTCCAGTATCTGATTAACTCGTGGACTACGCTGGTTGAGCTGATGTCTATCTACAAACGTCTGCGTAGCTTTGAACATGAGCTGGATAGTGACAAAATTCAGGAAGTAACCCATACGTTGAGTTAA
- the yaiW gene encoding surface-exposed outer membrane lipoprotein YaiW — MSQVTRLSSLSLLVVLVLAGCSSQAPQPLKKGEKAIDVASVVRQKLPASVKDRDAWAKDLATTFESQGLAPTLENVCSVLAVAQQESNYQADPAVPGLSKIAWQEIDRRAERMHIPAFLVHTALKIKSPNGKSYSERLDSVRTEKQLSAIFDDLISMVPMGQTLFGSLNPVRTGGPMQVSIAFAEQHTKGYPWKMDGTVRQEVFSRRGGLWFGTYHLLNYPASYSAPIFRFADFNAGWYASRNAAFQNAVSKASGVKLALDGDLIRYDSKEPGKTELATRKLAGKLGMSDSEIRRQLEKGDSFSFEETALYKKVYQLAEAKTGKSLPREMLPGIQLESPKITRNLTTAWFAKRVDERRARCMKQ; from the coding sequence ATGTCGCAGGTCACTCGTCTTTCTTCGCTTTCATTATTGGTAGTTCTGGTTTTAGCGGGGTGTAGTAGTCAGGCTCCGCAACCGTTGAAAAAGGGTGAAAAAGCGATAGATGTGGCGAGCGTGGTGCGGCAGAAGTTACCCGCCAGCGTGAAAGACCGCGATGCCTGGGCGAAAGATCTTGCCACCACTTTTGAAAGTCAGGGGCTGGCACCGACGCTGGAAAACGTCTGCTCGGTGCTGGCAGTGGCGCAGCAGGAGTCAAATTATCAGGCAGATCCGGCTGTTCCGGGCTTAAGCAAAATTGCCTGGCAAGAGATTGACCGTCGCGCCGAACGGATGCATATCCCCGCGTTTTTGGTTCATACCGCGCTAAAAATTAAATCGCCAAACGGCAAAAGTTACAGCGAACGATTAGATTCTGTGCGTACAGAAAAGCAGTTAAGCGCGATTTTTGATGATCTGATCAGCATGGTGCCGATGGGGCAGACGCTGTTTGGTTCGCTCAACCCGGTACGCACCGGTGGGCCGATGCAGGTCAGCATTGCTTTTGCCGAACAGCATACCAAAGGTTATCCGTGGAAAATGGACGGAACGGTACGTCAGGAAGTCTTCAGTCGTCGCGGTGGCTTGTGGTTCGGTACTTACCATTTACTGAATTATCCAGCGAGTTACAGTGCGCCAATCTTCCGTTTTGCCGATTTTAACGCTGGCTGGTATGCCAGCCGGAATGCCGCGTTTCAGAACGCGGTCAGTAAAGCCAGCGGCGTGAAGCTGGCGCTGGATGGTGATTTAATTCGCTATGACAGCAAAGAGCCTGGGAAAACAGAACTGGCAACGCGCAAACTGGCGGGCAAACTGGGAATGAGCGACAGCGAAATCCGCCGACAGTTAGAGAAAGGGGATAGCTTCTCTTTTGAAGAGACGGCACTGTACAAGAAAGTTTATCAGCTTGCAGAAGCGAAAACGGGGAAATCTCTGCCACGAGAGATGTTGCCTGGGATTCAGTTGGAAAGCCCGAAAATCACCCGTAACCTTACCACTGCATGGTTTGCGAAGCGCGTTGATGAACGACGTGCGCGTTGTATGAAACAGTGA
- a CDS encoding YaiY family protein, whose protein sequence is MADFTLSKSLFSGKYRNASSTPGNIAYALFVLFCFWAGAQLLNLLVHAPGVYERLMQVQETGRPRVEIGLGVGTIFGLIPFLVGCFIFAVVALWLHWRHRRQ, encoded by the coding sequence ATGGCTGATTTCACCCTGTCAAAATCGCTGTTTAGCGGAAAATATCGCAACGCCTCTTCAACGCCAGGCAACATTGCCTATGCGCTGTTTGTACTGTTTTGCTTTTGGGCTGGGGCGCAATTGCTTAATCTCCTGGTACATGCGCCCGGCGTTTATGAGCGTTTGATGCAGGTGCAAGAGACAGGCCGTCCACGGGTGGAAATTGGTCTGGGAGTCGGCACTATTTTCGGGCTGATCCCGTTTTTAGTTGGCTGCTTCATTTTTGCAGTGGTGGCGCTATGGCTGCACTGGCGACATCGCCGCCAGTAA